The Cryptomeria japonica chromosome 6, Sugi_1.0, whole genome shotgun sequence genomic interval tcttttgggggggagttttttcccactaggttttctccttttctccatttgtgagagattgcattgcatagtttttcttgcatttgcatattgtacatgggtacctatcatggcctagtagtcgggacccatcttgcattgttgacttgagtcttaattcccctaagttgcacttaagggggggttttggtgtaaataaatattcattatggatattattacactttgcttaagttaacttaggataatgcatttcttcgtagtttggatttgagacacttagggaagtgtgcacatagggatagagcttgtaggagaaattccaccttttgtggtcttgttttgttgttacactccacattcagtgggtcatccacctcttgtgaaatattatattatttctcctacctacccctagtattttttacctacccttgtttctcattgagccacatgtcatgattgtgtgctcgtacatccatatggccttgcctatataagaagacctatattcattgtattggtaaatccagttgatcattttcatgttGATGAgagtacagtttgttcttgtcattcttttgtctctatttttatacttttcattgtgcccttgatcttggcaaaatctcacaatctcTAAAGTCGATTCAAACCGAGATTCATAAGATTGATGAAAAAACTTCTCCTCTTTATTTTCAATATGAATGTTGGATCCAAAATGAAACCTATGTTTTCTAGTGAAATACCTCTTTCCTTGTTGAAACTCGTTTCTATCTTCAAATATTTCTTGAGCTATTTTTTTACAAAGTTTTATTATAGTATCTATAGTTGACAAATCCAATATATACTTTTGCAAGTAAAAGGGGTTTGTATATATATTGGTTGTACTTGGAAATAATATAATTGATTGGCAAGTTTAATTCCAATATCTTCATTGCGCATGGAAATACATCTCTCGTGTATATATACATCGTCTGCTAATACACGACCAATTAGTGTTTGTAGAACAAATTTATTTTTGATTGTTTCTCGATCTTGAATGAGATTTACAAAAAGACCTTGGATAGTACCACAATCTACTTAACGTACAATGAGGTGTTGTACTACTTCAACAAGTCTACATGTGAGGTATCCAGCATCTGTTGTTCGTATAGAAGTATCCACAACTCCTTTACGAGCGCTGTAACATGAAATAATATATTCCGTTAAAGAAAGTCCTTCGCAAAAATTCCCTTGAATGGGTAGATCAACAATTTTTCCTCGAGGATCTGATATTAATCCTCTCATACCTACTAATTGGTGAACCTGAGATGTACTTCCTCTAGCTCTTGAAAAGGACATCATATGTACTGGATTAAGAGGATCAGTCATCCTAAAATTCGGATTCATTTCTCGTCTCAAATATTCACTAGTAGCATGCCATACCTCAATCAATTGATGTAAATTTTTTACTGCACGTACATTCCCATAATCATGATGTCTTTTTGAAGGAAACCCTCGTTGTTGCGCATCTTGGATAAGCCATGCTTTAGATGGTGTTGTTAAGACATCATCAATTCCTAATGAAATAGCTATGTCAGTAGCTTGTTGGAAACCTAAAATCTTCAGTTGATCTAATATATGTGATGTATATGTCATTCCAAATTGATTTAAGAATCTTCTAATAAGGTGCTTCATAACAAATTTATCCATCCCTTTATTACAAAATATTATTAAGCATAGTATTCTTTACTATGCATATGTTAAAGAATATGGAGCATTATTATGCTGCTCTGTCCCAATTATACATAGACCCCTTTTCCATGTCAATTTTTCCCCTTTACGATTTCCAATTTCGTATTTTACTATGTACTAGTAAATTATGTTTTCTACTGTATTcgtattataataaaaaaaattgataaatagaAAAATAATACTTTTGCAAGTAGGTTGTACTCAGAAGAACACCTCTGTTCTATCTACATAAAGTTACTTTTTCCAGAGATATATAAGAATGATTAGTTTCGCTTTTTTTATCAGGTATTGATAAAAAAAAGTACCCATGAAACAAATGATAATTTAGATCTACTTATCCAAAATTTGTGTAGAAGAAGTAGTACAAacgaaaaaggaaaggaaaaaaatttGTTTGTACTACTTCTTCTCAAAAAAAAATCTATTCTTAACCCCTATTACTTTTTTTTTACTCATGATCTAGATGAATTCTAGATGATCAGTAATCACTGTACTTCAGCTTGACTTGCCGTTTTTACATAAATGATAAGTAGAAAAGCAGTAGGAAATCCAATGAATAATGCAATAGCAATAAATGCAAGATTATTTACTTTCATGATTGATTTTTCCTTCGTTTTACAATAACTTGAGATTTGATCTCATAGAGTATctcatttttttgtcaaaaaaaatggattgaatccatggaGTAATTTCATCAATAGGATCAATCTGAGTACTGGAATTGAGCAGATTTGATGAATTCTTCAATATAAATTAATTAGTATAACATACTATTATCTCTTTTTCATATCGGATTTAGTAATACGATCCCTAATGGATCAATCCCACTGTCTTATTAGTATACTTTCAAGGTTTGACTCAATTCAATTTTATCGTTAGTAACAAATAACATTAGACATgcaaattaaatttgattaatgaaTCAAGTCTTTGTCTCAATCAACTATTTAGATGTTAATAACGATCCAACCTTTGCCTATTCAAGAATCAGAAAAGTATCATAAAGATCGCTCTGATGGATTATACTGATTGATTTGTTATTTCAATAGGACTAACTGATAATTAAAAACTTACCTTCATTAGAAAAAATCTCCCTCACAATACAGGGATATAATAAtagataaaatgaaaaaaaagaatgaATTCTTTTGTTCGGGTGAGAAAGGTGTCGAAGCTTTTACCTTATTTTAGAGAACAAATCACTGGGGGTAATTGGGGCTAAAAAAAGGGGGAGGGGGTACAAAGTCCTagtgatgttgttgatgtgaattgTCTAAGTTATTCACTCAATAAATACAATGATAATAATACCACAGTAGCTCTAGCTTTGCTCACATCAGTAGCTTATTTTTATGCAGGTTTTACAAAGAGGGGTTTAGGCTATTTTGGTAAATATATTCAACCAACCCCAATACTATTATCTATTAACATATTAGAAGATTTTACAAAACCTCTATCACTTAGTTTTTGACTTTTTGGAAATATATTAGCTGACGAATTAGTAGTTGTCGTTCTTGTTTCCTTAGTACCTATAGTGGTACCTATACCTGTAATGTTCCTGGGATTATTTACAAGTGGTGTTCAAGCTCTAATCTTTGCAACTCTAGCCGCAGCTTATATAGGCGAATCCATGGAGGGTCatcattaattcaattaattggaCTCAGTCTTTTCTAACTTTTCATTTCGATTTTCCCTTGTATAATCATAAATGAAAATACTTCATCTCTAAGATCTTAGTAGAAAAATTAAGGATCACTAATCCCATCGATAAAATTCATAGATAGAATAGATCCTATTTGTAGATTCATATCTACATAGTAAAATGAATAGGTTTACTAATGGGACTTAGTTTAGTAAACTATGTACCCCGGTGTGGAACAATGCATTTTTCGATTTCGAAGGGATACATACATTTTATGTACATAGTTTGTATTatgttatataattatatatatagtaATATATATAATTACTTAGAATTAACCATAAAAAATGGGCTATTACACAGAATATTTCatttataaatgaaaaaaaaaatgtctcTATTTCATCTAAAAAAGAATATAATGTCAGGGTAGAGAATTGGTAATATCATTATTTTGAATGCCATTTCGTCAGAGTTTAGTTGTTTCGAAGAAATTGTTCTCTAGTTGAACGTGAACAATCAAATCAATAGATAAaactattgtagtcacataaatctgtccacttaattaaatgaatatttagtatttatttgattatttaaccatcaatcaataattaattaaattaatatatttaattaattcatcttaaccctcttctcctattaattaaataaattattcaatttatttgatttaattcacttaaccaaattcagaccattaattaaataaataaatcatatttatttaattaaatattctctcacatttaaataaattaatatttatttaaatccctcaaaatcccacctctcatatttaaataaattaacatttatttaaatcacctttatcgtctacccacttgcattttcctacaaatgcaagttgcacaattattttaaataaattatttatttaaatcacctttatcctccacccacttgcattttcctacaaatgcaagttgcacaattattttaaataaattatttatttaaatcacctttatcctccacccacttgtattttcctacaaatacaagttgcacaactattttaaataaattatttatttaaaatcctatttatcctcacccacttgaaacctttaatggtttcccttaaagtcttcaaacttgatggctttaaagtcttcaaacttgatggcttccttctatagtcttcttaagcctttaatggtttcccttaaagtcttcaaacttaatggcttcccttaaagtcttcttaagactttaatggttttccttaaaagtCTTCAaggctttaatggtttccctcaaagtcttcaagcattttaatgctttatcttcctttttctcatttaaataaattaatatttatttgaatatttatccaaatgcaaattacaccatttaattgaaataaatgattttattttaattgaaaataccaaaatttctcccacttgcattttcctacaaaatccacttgcatgcctaaaccccttctagattcttctaaacctttcctaattaacctaatccatcccctaaatattgtcacattcctaagcaaattggagtcacttctcaaagactccaaagtctttgaaaagcaattaatgctttgtgtgttcaacaaattaacctctaaagtcttccaaaccacttatggctcttacatgaccattaatggttaattccacttgcacccatggttaaggactttgacccctaacttaaccctcatgtaacccatgtgtctcttcaaagcatttatttctttgactagggtaaccatcatatcccctcaagcatttaatgctccttatctctcctctcaagcctcctcatggtgacacttgtcaacatgggattgggttgaaagtctcacatggattgaatatctttcaatcctaacccttgttaagattgctcaatcttaacccttcatttccccatttcttctataaatagaacccttctcctcaagcaaaaaaagaagcattagagtattgttgttatactggcattagcatagagctttctcatagcatcactatctacacttgcatagcattttcttatcatattcaacaatcttgaatctccatatggcatccatggctagtgctaaaagctgagagctacactcatttgggacttggagaggagaggaacaagggaggagcaactatgagcatcttgattagctattttattctatgtttatatgctttctatttcatgtttaatatctctcttgatatgtctgtttaggataatcttttgttgctaacactagcgTTTGTTTCTTgcgctcttgtgtgtgttgccatcaaacagattttctaatcctttttgcaaagcatcaactATCATATTATCCACGCCTAAGAGGAGATTACCATGAATCCTTTGGTTTCTGTTGCTTTTGTTATTGCTGCTGGATTATTCGTAGGCCTTGCTTATATTGGACCTGGCATTGGTCAAGGCACTGCTGCGGGACAAGTTGTTGAAGGTATTGCGAGAAAACTAGAGGCGGGGGGTAAAATACGAGGCACCTTACTGCTAAGTTTAGCTTTTATGGAAGCTTTAACTATTTATGGATTAGTTGTAGCTCTGGCACTTTtattttctaatccatttctttgatCTCGGAGACCAAAATCCGTATTCTTCGGGATTTTAAAGACCCCCCTCTATCAATTTTCTTGTTCAGCCAATAGGGGAGGAGCTGATCCAAAATAGTGGACTTATACTTCACTTGTTTCGGTCAGAAAGATTTGCGACGCTCAGAGAAGTGGATAGATCGAACAAAgttttttttcataattgtatCCTTATTTATCGTTATGCAAGACCTGGGACCTACTAAGTACTCGAAATCTGCTTATCCGAAATTCGAATAATAGTAGGATCGAGTCGGAGaaaaaaatttgtaaaagtatCCTTATCTATGAGGGGAGAGTGTATGAAAAATGTAATTGATTCTTTCATTTCTCTATCCTCCGCTGAGGGTTTTGGGTTAAATACCAATATTTTAGAAACAAATATAATAAATCTTAGTGTGGTGCTTGGTGTACTGATCTATTTTGGAAAGGGGGTGTGTGCGAGTTGTATATTTGAATAATCCAACTGGATCCAACCAACTGCACTTTGTAGATAGAAAAGTGCATGATCTCAACGAATTACTTCTAAAAGGGAAAAAAAATATGGAAGAACTATAGCATTTCGTAATTGATTGGGAAATTTTATTACCAATCCCAACCAACAAGAGAAAATCTTTAGAATGGTTAAAGATAAACTACTTGAAGTCCAAGCACAGCTGGGTACTCTTTCCACCGATGTGCTAATATGAGAAGGGTTCAAAGGCATAGTTGGAGGTAGATCCGATATATAAAATTCATACTAATGGAATTATTCAATCTATCTACTGAAAAATAGTCCTAATCTCCCATCCATTTTTTTGGGTTTAAATGCGGAACTGACGACCTACACAAAAgcgaatttattcaagaaaaattaaataggaaatatgaatgaaaagaaaaaaagaagaaaaagaaaaaacaactttGTTGATAATAAAAAATCCCTTTTGGCAAAAGAGCCCTTCGTAGATTTTGGTCTTTGATAGATTGATCTTATTTTTATACATAATATGAATGAAAAGGGCAAGCTCGGTAAAAAAAAAAGCCGAGCGGGAGAGCCGAATGAATCAAAAGGTTCGTGTTCGGTTTGGGAAGAGATTATCCATTCGTTCAACTTATGAATAGATAATCTACTTTCATTAAGTAATCTATTAGATAACCATAAACAGAAAATATCGAGTACTATTCAGAGTTCTGAAGAACTATGTAAAGGAGTTGCTAATCAACTTGAGCAAGCTCGGGCTCGCTTACAGGAAGTAGAAAGGCGGGTACGCGAAATTTGGGTAAATGGATATTCTCAAATACAACAAGAAAAAAATGATCTTATCAATGTTGCTTCTATTAATTTGAAAcaattagaaaatttaaagaatGAAACCATTCACTTGGAACAAGAAAGAGCAATTGAACTGGTTCAAAAACAAATTTCACACCAAGCTGTCCAAAGAGCTCTAGGAATGCTGAATAGTCGTTTGAATAGCGAGTTACATTTATGTATGATCAAGCATAATATCGAGCTGCTCCTAGC includes:
- the LOC131072852 gene encoding ATP synthase subunit b, chloroplastic, whose product is MKNVIDSFISLSSAEGFGLNTNILETNIINLSVVLGVLIYFGKGVCASCILSNLLDNHKQKISSTIQSSEELCKGVANQLEQARARLQEVERRVREIWVNGYSQIQQEKNDLINVASINLKQLENLKNETIHLEQERAIELVQKQISHQAVQRALGMLNSRLNSELHLCMIKHNIELLLAMKNITD